A region from the Halobacillus mangrovi genome encodes:
- a CDS encoding helix-hairpin-helix domain-containing protein: MNKVIRRYGFIVLIIIILVVIWSLRPSSSGIEMNHEAASPKIGKSNEKPHISESSGETGIKVDVKGEVSEPGVYEVKSDMRVDDVIQLAGGMTDKADPSSVNLAQKLIDEMVIHVYSSELVLSDGASEKSQSPNPNGQVVLNQATVEEIQTLNGIGPSKAEAIIQYRQENGPFQTVDDLLKVSGIGEKTIETIKEDIRVP, translated from the coding sequence ATGAACAAAGTAATAAGGCGTTATGGATTTATTGTATTGATTATCATTATCTTGGTGGTGATATGGTCTTTAAGACCATCAAGCTCTGGAATTGAAATGAATCATGAAGCTGCTAGCCCAAAAATAGGAAAAAGTAATGAAAAACCTCATATATCTGAATCATCTGGTGAGACTGGAATAAAAGTTGACGTAAAAGGCGAGGTGAGCGAACCAGGAGTTTACGAAGTAAAAAGTGATATGAGAGTGGATGATGTTATTCAACTGGCAGGGGGAATGACAGACAAAGCAGATCCTTCAAGTGTAAATTTAGCGCAAAAGCTGATTGATGAGATGGTCATTCATGTGTATTCATCAGAATTAGTATTATCAGATGGAGCTTCAGAAAAGTCTCAAAGTCCCAATCCAAATGGTCAAGTCGTTTTAAATCAGGCTACTGTTGAAGAGATACAAACATTAAACGGCATAGGACCCTCTAAAGCTGAAGCTATCATTCAATATAGGCAGGAAAACGGGCCTTTTCAGACAGTAGACGACCTGTTAAAGGTATCTGGAATTGGAGAGAAAACAATTGAAACTATCAAGGAAGATATCAGGGTTCCTTGA
- a CDS encoding ComE operon protein 2 — MERISWNQYFMSQSYLLKSRSTCQRLAVGAVIVRDKRMIAGGYNGSVSGGVHCIDEGCYVVDGHCVRTIHAEMNALLQCAKFGVATDEAEIYVTHFPCVHCTKAIIQAGIKAVYYSEDYKNDPYAIELLQQAGVRTKKVPVETEPMHFEQRQLIDEMIEKLKTLGEPEVEKYEKKARDLFEYPHKQKT, encoded by the coding sequence ATGGAGCGCATCTCATGGAATCAATATTTTATGTCCCAAAGTTATTTACTAAAATCACGAAGTACATGTCAAAGGCTCGCAGTTGGAGCAGTCATTGTCAGGGATAAAAGGATGATTGCAGGAGGCTACAACGGAAGTGTCTCAGGTGGTGTTCACTGCATTGATGAAGGGTGTTATGTCGTGGATGGTCATTGTGTGAGGACCATACATGCGGAAATGAACGCATTGTTACAATGTGCGAAATTCGGTGTAGCTACGGATGAGGCTGAAATCTACGTGACACATTTTCCTTGTGTCCATTGTACAAAAGCAATCATTCAGGCTGGGATTAAAGCTGTATATTATAGTGAAGATTACAAAAACGATCCATATGCTATTGAATTGCTCCAGCAAGCAGGAGTAAGAACGAAAAAAGTTCCGGTTGAAACGGAGCCTATGCATTTTGAACAGCGACAGCTTATAGATGAAATGATCGAGAAGCTGAAAACTTTAGGCGAACCAGAGGTTGAAAAGTACGAAAAGAAAGCGCGGGATCTTTTTGAGTATCCTCATAAACAAAAAACGTGA